Proteins encoded together in one Quercus lobata isolate SW786 chromosome 3, ValleyOak3.0 Primary Assembly, whole genome shotgun sequence window:
- the LOC115981747 gene encoding nuclear envelope-associated protein 2-like, whose translation MSIVEKPSSSVAAAAEAAVVSSSSPVSSSAASARDIDPLLKDLNEKKQSFRRNVVSLAAELKEVRSRLASQEQSYVKESLTRQEAETKARNMEEEIGTLQKRLEERNAQLQASATTAEKYLKDLDDLRSQLSATRATADASAESAESAQLQCLALIKELDEKNSSLKAHEDRISRLGDQLDNLQRDLQARESSQKQLKDDVLRIEHDIMQAISKAGASKDCELRKLLDEVSPKNFDKINKLLVVKDEEIAKLKDEIKIMSAHWKHKTKELESQLEKQRRADQELKKRVLKLEFCLQESRSQTRKLQRMGERRDKALKELRDLLAAKQQSAAMGAEKQNFWESSGFKIVVSMSMVILVVFSKR comes from the exons ATGTCAATTGTGGAGAAACCATCTTCGTCTgtggcggcggcggcggagGCGGCCGTGGTGTCATCATCGTCGCCGGTTTCATCATCAGCTGCATCAGCTAGAGATATTGATCCTCTGTTAAAGGACTTGAATGAGAAGAAGCAGAGTTTCCGGCGGAACGTGGTGTCATTGGCGGCGGAGTTGAAGGAGGTTCGGAGCCGGTTGGCATCTCAGGAGCAATCATATGTTAAAGAGTCTCTAACAAGACAG GAAGCTGAGACAAAAGCTAGGAACATGGAGGAAGAGATTGGTACATTGCAGAAGAGATTGGAAGAGAGGAATGCACAGCTACAAGCTTCAGCAACTACTGCTGAGAAG TACCTTAAGGACTTGGATGATCTTAGATCACAGCTTTCAGCCACTCGAGCAACTGCAGATGCAAGCGCTGAATCAGCTGAATCAGCTCAGCTCCAGTGTTTAGCACTTATAAAGGAATTAGATGAGAAGAATAGTTCACTAAAAGCACATGAGGATCGCATAAGTAGGTTAGGAGATCAATTAGATAATCTGCAGAGGGATCTTCAAGCAAGGGAATCTTCCCAAAAGCAACTTAAAGATGATGTTTTGAGAATTGAACATGATATTATGCAAGCTATTTCGAAAGCTGGAGCAAGCAAGGATTGTGAACTGAGGAAATTATTAGATGAAGTATCTCCCaagaattttgataaaattaataaGCTTTTGGTTGTTAAGGATGAAGAAATAGCAAAACTGAAGGATGAAATCAAGATAATGTCTGCTCATTGGAAACACAAGACCAAGGAATTGGAGTCACAG tTAGAGAAGCAACGTCGAGCTGACCAGGAACTGAAAAAGAGGGTGTTGAAATTAGAATTCTGCCTCCAGGAATCTCGTTCCCAGACCCGAAAGCTCCAAAGG ATGGGAGAGCGAAGGGACAAAGCCCTAAAAGAACTCAGAGATCTGTTGGCAGCAAAACAACAAAGTGCAGCTATGGGTgctgaaaaacaaaatttctggGAATCTTCTGGCTTCAAGATTGTTGTTTCCATGTCAATGGTGATCTTGGTGGTCTTTTCAAAGAGATGA
- the LOC115979284 gene encoding serine/threonine-protein kinase haspin homolog isoform X2, with the protein MGSKAGGNSIDLWSEIVDNENPEKQNQPKIDAVYRRIRPQKASQDANLKQPGSSRKNGNRVSLAPPIKRVSWNRSLSTRGRTSIAVGACVDYQPQAKHAKRKGKPALPKGKFVQPPNFEKEKTYFQEVDAFELLEESPSPKNFGTWAVDGQSNNIIIPHLSSRLEKWLLSKKLNHSIGPSSTLSKILETPAMPLEPICGDDSGSLNLRTPEKSSMKTNSQLPSVQSRSNSISVDKIVIEGDINSQKCNTASVSEGHEGCEDIEVAIKKLSLASTSASVDRDQSDPFAALLAVCGQLSPSKLKDVFSNYCEPENIIKIGEGTFGEAFKAGRCVCKIVPIDGDLRVNGEVQKRSEELIEEVILSRTLNCLRGDGSDGCNSCTTFIQTIDLKVCQGSYDGTLIKAWEDWDEKNGSENDHPKEFPEKQCYVIFVLEHGGKDLESFVLLNFEEAQSLLVQVTAALAVAEAAYEFEHRDLHWGNILLSRNGSETLQFTLEGKHMVVKTFGLLISIIDFTLSRINTGEDILFLDLSSDPYLFKGPKGDRQSETYRKMKEVTDDCWEGSFPRTNVLWLLYLVDILLLKKSFERNSRHERDLRSLKKRLDKYLSAKEAIFDPFFSELLNIECD; encoded by the exons ATGGGTTCCAAAGcag GTGGGAATTCCATTGATCTCTGGTCAGAAATTGTAGACAACGAAAACCCAGAAAAGCAAAATCAACCAAAGATTGATGCAGTTTACAGAAGGATAAGACCACAAAAAGCTTCGCAAGATGCAAACTT GAAGCAACCCGGTTCGAGCCGGAAGAATGGGAATCGGGTGAGTTTGGCACCACCCATCAAGCGAGTCAGCTGGAACCGGTCCCTTTCCACCAG AGGAAGGACAAGTATAGCTGTTGGTGCTTGTGTGGATTACCAGCCTCAAGCAAAGcatgcaaaaagaaaaggaaaacctGCTTTGCCCAAA GGAAAATTTGTACAACCTCCAAATTTCGAGAAGGAAAAGACATACTTTCAAGAGGTTGATGCCTTTGAGTTATTAGAGGAGAGTCCCTCACCCAAGAACTTTGGTACATGGGCCGTGGACGGTCAAAGTAACAATATTATCATACCACATTTGTCCTCAAGATTAGAGAAATGGTTGTTATCCAAGAAACTAAATCACAGTATTGGACCTTCCAGTACACTGTCTAAGATACTAGAAACTCCAGCCATGCCCTTGGAACCAATATGTGGTGATGATTCGGGTTCTTTGAATTTGAGAACTCCTGAAAAATCTTCTATGAAGACTAATTCACAGTTGCCTTCGGTCCAAAGCAGATCTAATTCAATTTCAGTCGATAAAATTGTGATTGAGGGGGATATCAATTCACAAAAGTGCAACACAGCGTCTGTGAGTGAGGGTCATGAAGGTTGTGAAGATATAGAAGTTGCTATTAAGAAACTCTCTCTGGCATCAACATCGGCTTCAGTGGATCGTGATCAGTCAGATCCATTTGCTGCATTATTAGCAGTTTGTGGACAGTTATCTCCGTCAAAGCTAAAAGATGTATTCTCCAACTATTG TGAACCagaaaatatcattaaaattggTGAAGGTACTTTTGGGGAGGCTTTTAAAGCTGGTCGCTGTGTATGCAAAATAGTACCTATAGATGGAGACTTAAGAGTGAATGGCGAAGTACAAAAG AGGTCAGAAGAATTGATTGAAGAGGTCATTCTTTCTCGAACTCTTAATTGTTTAAGAGGAGATGGCAGCGATGGATGTAACTCATGCACTACATTCATCCAAACAATAGA CTTAAAGGTATGCCAAGGTTCCTATGATGGCACATTGATCAAAGCTTGGGAAGATTGGGATGAGAAGAATGGTTCAGAAAATGATCATCCCAAGGAGTTTCCAGAAAAACAG TGCtatgtcatttttgttttagaacATGGTGGCAAAGATCTTGAAAGCTTTGTacttttgaactttgaagagGCACAGAGTTTATTGGTTCAG GTAACAGCTGCCTTGGCTGTGGCTGAAGCTGCATATGAATTTGAACACCGAGATCTGCACTG GGGGAATATACTTTTAAGCCGGAATGGTTCTGAAACATTGCAATTCACCCTTGAGGGGAAGCATATGGTTGTCAAAACCTTTGGATTGTTGATATCAATAATTGACTTTACTCTTTCAAGAATCAATACTG GTGAAGATATACTTTTTCTAGACTTATCCTCAGACCCTTATCTCTTTAAAGGTCCAAAAGGAGATAGACAA TCAGAAACATATCGAAAGATGAAGGAGGTAACAGATGATTGCTGGGAGGGAAG TTTCCCTAGAACAAATGTGCTGTGGTTGCTGTATTTGGTTGATATATTACTCCTGAAGAAATCATTT GAACGCAATTCAAGACATGAGAGAGATTTGCGATCATTGAAGAAGCGGCTAGACAAGTATCTTTCAGCCAAAGAAGCCATTTTTGATCCCTTTTTTAGTGAATTGTTGAACATAGAATGTGACTGA
- the LOC115982783 gene encoding uncharacterized threonine-rich GPI-anchored glycoprotein PJ4664.02-like, which translates to MAKGASKCLFILFLSLFTICSSGTLVGFSCKARATATSSPTRTISFLKQNKVTLSQIRVFAADHKVLSSLSDSGVSVDLYLSKCLVGSSVNSKSSVISWLKTHVVNFLPHVNIHSIIIRGGKDYSGQIPLPVVLSTLKSIHSVLSTLHLESEVRVSVAFPLSILENLNRAHERDLQRIFGFIKKVRSYVIVEAGIDGQLSMGDQFVQSMIERVTLASSFLPDVPMVVTIKSPAVPSATEVAQFTVKVSKFLENNTQIREQVVGLYAEVPFMEDFAQKELKREEEQIFLSHRRELLSKTNLKTTLHDTFPPTTTFPTTPISTTPVTPSPDNPPTVVTVPTTNPVTITPNNPGVPPLTVPSTTPVTVPSTNPEYPPVPITNPVTTPSTVPVSPPITNPVTTYPAPSGAVPVTTPVTNPVAPPVTTTAPAIPGQSWCIAKNGALETALQSALDYACGMGGADCSQIQQSGSCYNPNTLQNHASFAFNSYYQKNPVPTSCDFGGAAVIVNSNPSTGSCIFPSSSTSSSPAATATPTPTVTTTPTPTPTTSSPPDTGVSGSGTPPSVLNTSNPASGTTVFGFGNPPAANTTTSFSYGLQPFIGCIILATSFVTGKIVLDM; encoded by the exons ATGGCTAAAGGAGCATCAAAATGCCTCTTCATTCTCTTCCTGTCACTCTTTACTATATGCTCTTCTG GAACTCTAGTAGGTTTCTCCTGTAAAGCAAGAGCAACTGCAACTTCATCACCTACCAGAACTATATCATTCCTGAAGCAAAACAAGGTCACCTTGTCTCAGATTCGGGTTTTTGCAGCAGACCATAAGGTTTTGAGTTCTCTATCTGACTCTGGTGTATCTGTTGATCTTTACTTAAGTAAATGTCTAGTTGGAAGTTCTGTTAATTCCAAGTCATCTGTTATTTCATGGCTGAAAACCCATGTTGTGAACTTTCTTCCACAtgtcaacattcatagcatcatAATTAGGGGTGGCAAAGACTATTCAGGACAAATTCCACTACCAGTGGTTTTGTCAACCTTAAAATCAATCCATTCAGTCCTCAGTACCCTTCATCTAGAAAGTGAAGTAAGAGTCTCAGTAGCATTCCCATTGTCAATCTTAGAGAATTTGAATAGAGCACATGAACGAGACCTGCAAAGGATTTTTGGTTTTATCAAGAAGGTGAGGTCATATGTCATTGTTGAAGCTGGTATAGATGGACAATTAAGCATGGGAGATCAGTTTGTTCAGTCTATGATTGAAAGAGTCACCCTTGCCAGTTCTTTTCTCCCTGATGTTCCAATGGTTGTAACAATTAAGAGCCCTGCTGTTCCTAGTGCAACCGAAGTAGCCCAATTCACTGTTAAGGTCTCGAAGTTTTTAGAAAACAACACTCAGATTAGAGAACAGGTAGTTGGATTATATGCAGAAGTACCATTCATGGAAGATTTTGCACAGAAGGAGCTCAAAAGGGAAGAGGAACAGATCTTTCTGTCTCACCGCAGGGAACTCCTAAGCAAAACCAACCTCAAAACAACTTTACATGACACATTCCCACCAACTACAACCTTTCCCACAACTCCAATATCGACAACACCAGTCACCCCCTCTCCAGATAATCCTCCAACCGTTGTCACAGTTCCAACTACTAACCCTGTCACAATTACACCAAACAATCCTGGTGTTCCACCATTAACAGTTCCCTCCACCACACCCGTCACGGTACCCTCAACAAATCCTGAATATCCACCTGTACCAATCACCAATCCAGTAACAACGCCTAGCACGGTCCCGGTGTCACCACCAATAACTAATCCTGTAACAACTTATCCAGCCCCATCAGGAGCTGTTCCAGTAACTACCCCCGTGACAAACCCGGTAGCACCTCCTGTAACAACAACTGCTCCAGCAATTCCAGGACAAAGCTGGTGTATCGCCAAGAATGGAGCATTGGAGACAGCACTTCAATCAGCACTGGACTATGCATGTGGAATGGGAGGTGCAGACTGCTCACAAATCCAGCAGAGTGGAAGTTGTTACAATCCAAATACACTTCAAAACCATGCCTCATTCGCATTCAACAGCTATTATCAAAAGAATCCAGTGCCAACTAGCTGTGACTTTGGAGGGGCAGCTGTGATAGTTAATTCAAATCCAA GCACCGGTTCTTGCATTTtcccatcatcatcaacatcatcatcaccaGCAGCAACAGCAACTCCAACACCAACGGTAACAACAactccaacaccaacaccaacaacaTCATCACCACCAGATACAGGTGTATCAGG CTCTGGTACTCCACCTTCAGTGTTGAATACAAGCAACCCAGCCTCCGGTACCACAGTTTTCGGGTTTGGAAACCCTCCTGCTGCAAACACAACAACGTCCTTTTCATATGGTTTACAGCCCTTTATTGGCTGCATCATTCTGGCAACATCCTTTGTAACTGGAAAGATAGTTCTGGACATGTAG
- the LOC115979284 gene encoding serine/threonine-protein kinase haspin homolog isoform X1, producing MCSFVSGGNSIDLWSEIVDNENPEKQNQPKIDAVYRRIRPQKASQDANLKQPGSSRKNGNRVSLAPPIKRVSWNRSLSTRGRTSIAVGACVDYQPQAKHAKRKGKPALPKGKFVQPPNFEKEKTYFQEVDAFELLEESPSPKNFGTWAVDGQSNNIIIPHLSSRLEKWLLSKKLNHSIGPSSTLSKILETPAMPLEPICGDDSGSLNLRTPEKSSMKTNSQLPSVQSRSNSISVDKIVIEGDINSQKCNTASVSEGHEGCEDIEVAIKKLSLASTSASVDRDQSDPFAALLAVCGQLSPSKLKDVFSNYCEPENIIKIGEGTFGEAFKAGRCVCKIVPIDGDLRVNGEVQKRSEELIEEVILSRTLNCLRGDGSDGCNSCTTFIQTIDLKVCQGSYDGTLIKAWEDWDEKNGSENDHPKEFPEKQCYVIFVLEHGGKDLESFVLLNFEEAQSLLVQVTAALAVAEAAYEFEHRDLHWGNILLSRNGSETLQFTLEGKHMVVKTFGLLISIIDFTLSRINTGEDILFLDLSSDPYLFKGPKGDRQSETYRKMKEVTDDCWEGSFPRTNVLWLLYLVDILLLKKSFERNSRHERDLRSLKKRLDKYLSAKEAIFDPFFSELLNIECD from the exons ATGTGTTCATTTGTTTCAGGTGGGAATTCCATTGATCTCTGGTCAGAAATTGTAGACAACGAAAACCCAGAAAAGCAAAATCAACCAAAGATTGATGCAGTTTACAGAAGGATAAGACCACAAAAAGCTTCGCAAGATGCAAACTT GAAGCAACCCGGTTCGAGCCGGAAGAATGGGAATCGGGTGAGTTTGGCACCACCCATCAAGCGAGTCAGCTGGAACCGGTCCCTTTCCACCAG AGGAAGGACAAGTATAGCTGTTGGTGCTTGTGTGGATTACCAGCCTCAAGCAAAGcatgcaaaaagaaaaggaaaacctGCTTTGCCCAAA GGAAAATTTGTACAACCTCCAAATTTCGAGAAGGAAAAGACATACTTTCAAGAGGTTGATGCCTTTGAGTTATTAGAGGAGAGTCCCTCACCCAAGAACTTTGGTACATGGGCCGTGGACGGTCAAAGTAACAATATTATCATACCACATTTGTCCTCAAGATTAGAGAAATGGTTGTTATCCAAGAAACTAAATCACAGTATTGGACCTTCCAGTACACTGTCTAAGATACTAGAAACTCCAGCCATGCCCTTGGAACCAATATGTGGTGATGATTCGGGTTCTTTGAATTTGAGAACTCCTGAAAAATCTTCTATGAAGACTAATTCACAGTTGCCTTCGGTCCAAAGCAGATCTAATTCAATTTCAGTCGATAAAATTGTGATTGAGGGGGATATCAATTCACAAAAGTGCAACACAGCGTCTGTGAGTGAGGGTCATGAAGGTTGTGAAGATATAGAAGTTGCTATTAAGAAACTCTCTCTGGCATCAACATCGGCTTCAGTGGATCGTGATCAGTCAGATCCATTTGCTGCATTATTAGCAGTTTGTGGACAGTTATCTCCGTCAAAGCTAAAAGATGTATTCTCCAACTATTG TGAACCagaaaatatcattaaaattggTGAAGGTACTTTTGGGGAGGCTTTTAAAGCTGGTCGCTGTGTATGCAAAATAGTACCTATAGATGGAGACTTAAGAGTGAATGGCGAAGTACAAAAG AGGTCAGAAGAATTGATTGAAGAGGTCATTCTTTCTCGAACTCTTAATTGTTTAAGAGGAGATGGCAGCGATGGATGTAACTCATGCACTACATTCATCCAAACAATAGA CTTAAAGGTATGCCAAGGTTCCTATGATGGCACATTGATCAAAGCTTGGGAAGATTGGGATGAGAAGAATGGTTCAGAAAATGATCATCCCAAGGAGTTTCCAGAAAAACAG TGCtatgtcatttttgttttagaacATGGTGGCAAAGATCTTGAAAGCTTTGTacttttgaactttgaagagGCACAGAGTTTATTGGTTCAG GTAACAGCTGCCTTGGCTGTGGCTGAAGCTGCATATGAATTTGAACACCGAGATCTGCACTG GGGGAATATACTTTTAAGCCGGAATGGTTCTGAAACATTGCAATTCACCCTTGAGGGGAAGCATATGGTTGTCAAAACCTTTGGATTGTTGATATCAATAATTGACTTTACTCTTTCAAGAATCAATACTG GTGAAGATATACTTTTTCTAGACTTATCCTCAGACCCTTATCTCTTTAAAGGTCCAAAAGGAGATAGACAA TCAGAAACATATCGAAAGATGAAGGAGGTAACAGATGATTGCTGGGAGGGAAG TTTCCCTAGAACAAATGTGCTGTGGTTGCTGTATTTGGTTGATATATTACTCCTGAAGAAATCATTT GAACGCAATTCAAGACATGAGAGAGATTTGCGATCATTGAAGAAGCGGCTAGACAAGTATCTTTCAGCCAAAGAAGCCATTTTTGATCCCTTTTTTAGTGAATTGTTGAACATAGAATGTGACTGA